One Theropithecus gelada isolate Dixy chromosome 3, Tgel_1.0, whole genome shotgun sequence genomic window carries:
- the TFPI2 gene encoding tissue factor pathway inhibitor 2 isoform X1: protein MNQPPLRLRPGGVGRTLAPHKAGTRAAWSRTPRTSSRQALSRTPCPAGRSTPCTMDATRPLELSILLLLLTEAALGDAAQEPTGNNAEICLLPLDYGPCRALLPRYYYDRYTQRCRQFLYGGCEGNANNFYTWEACDEACWRIEKVPKVCRLQVSVDDQCEGSTEKYFFNLSSMTCEKFSSGGCHRNWIENRFPDEVTCMAFCAPKKSKYDFYGPSFCYSPKDEGLCSANVTRYYFNPRYKTCDAFTYTGCGGNDNNFVSREDCRRACAKALKRKKKIPKFRFASRIRKIRKKQF from the exons ATGAATCAGCCACCCCTCAGGCTCCGCCCCGGGGGGGTCGGCCGGACGCTCGCCCCGCATAAAGCGGGCACCCGGGCCGCCTGGAGCAGAACGCCGCGCACCTCCTCCCGCCAGGCGCTTTCTCGGACGCCTTGCCCGGCGGGCCGCTCGACCCCCTGCACCATGGACGCCACTCGCCCCCTGGAGCTGTCGATTCTGCTGCTGCTCCTGACGGAGGCTGCACTGGGCGATGCCGCTCAGGAGCCAACAG GAAATAACGCGGAGATCTGCCTCCTGCCCCTAGACTACGGACCCTGCCGGGCCCTACTTCCCCGTTACTACTACGACAGGTACACGCAGAGATGCCGCCAGTTCTTGTACGGGGGCTGCGAGGGCAACGCCAACAATTTCTACACCTGGGAGGCCTGCGACGAGGCTTGCTGGCGGATAGAAA AAGTTCCCAAAGTTTGCCGGCTGCAAGTGAGCGTGGACGACCAGTGTGAGGGGTCCACAGAAAAGTATTTCTTTAATCTAAGTTCCATGACATGTGAAAAATTCTCATCTGGTGGGTGTCACCGGAACTGGATTGAGAACAGGTTTCCAGATGAAGTTACTTGTATGGCCTTCTGTGCACCAAAGAAAAGTAAATACGATTTTTATG GTCCATCATTTTGCTACAGTCCAAAAGATGAGGGACTGTGCTCTGCCAATGTGACTCGCTATTATTTTAATCCAAGATACAAAACCTGTGATGCTTTCACCTATACTGGCTGTGGAGGGAATGACAATAACTTTGTTAGCAGGGAGGATTGCAGACGTGCCTGTGCAAAAG ctttgaaaaggaaaaagaagatacCAAAGTTTCGCTTTGCCAGTAGAATCCGGAAAATTCGGAAGAAGCAATTTTAA
- the TFPI2 gene encoding tissue factor pathway inhibitor 2 isoform X2, with protein sequence MNQPPLRLRPGGVGRTLAPHKAGTRAAWSRTPRTSSRQALSRTPCPAGRSTPCTMDATRPLELSILLLLLTEAALGDAAQEPTDYGPCRALLPRYYYDRYTQRCRQFLYGGCEGNANNFYTWEACDEACWRIEKVPKVCRLQVSVDDQCEGSTEKYFFNLSSMTCEKFSSGGCHRNWIENRFPDEVTCMAFCAPKKSPSFCYSPKDEGLCSANVTRYYFNPRYKTCDAFTYTGCGGNDNNFVSREDCRRACAKALKRKKKIPKFRFASRIRKIRKKQF encoded by the exons ATGAATCAGCCACCCCTCAGGCTCCGCCCCGGGGGGGTCGGCCGGACGCTCGCCCCGCATAAAGCGGGCACCCGGGCCGCCTGGAGCAGAACGCCGCGCACCTCCTCCCGCCAGGCGCTTTCTCGGACGCCTTGCCCGGCGGGCCGCTCGACCCCCTGCACCATGGACGCCACTCGCCCCCTGGAGCTGTCGATTCTGCTGCTGCTCCTGACGGAGGCTGCACTGGGCGATGCCGCTCAGGAGCCAACAG ACTACGGACCCTGCCGGGCCCTACTTCCCCGTTACTACTACGACAGGTACACGCAGAGATGCCGCCAGTTCTTGTACGGGGGCTGCGAGGGCAACGCCAACAATTTCTACACCTGGGAGGCCTGCGACGAGGCTTGCTGGCGGATAGAAA AAGTTCCCAAAGTTTGCCGGCTGCAAGTGAGCGTGGACGACCAGTGTGAGGGGTCCACAGAAAAGTATTTCTTTAATCTAAGTTCCATGACATGTGAAAAATTCTCATCTGGTGGGTGTCACCGGAACTGGATTGAGAACAGGTTTCCAGATGAAGTTACTTGTATGGCCTTCTGTGCACCAAAGAAAA GTCCATCATTTTGCTACAGTCCAAAAGATGAGGGACTGTGCTCTGCCAATGTGACTCGCTATTATTTTAATCCAAGATACAAAACCTGTGATGCTTTCACCTATACTGGCTGTGGAGGGAATGACAATAACTTTGTTAGCAGGGAGGATTGCAGACGTGCCTGTGCAAAAG ctttgaaaaggaaaaagaagatacCAAAGTTTCGCTTTGCCAGTAGAATCCGGAAAATTCGGAAGAAGCAATTTTAA